A genome region from Coprococcus phoceensis includes the following:
- a CDS encoding PDDEXK nuclease domain-containing protein — MNDLEQTNMLQPLVDEIETAVSNAKKEIAEKVNSVITETYWKIGKYIVEFEQDGNVKAAYGSKLLTTLSHQLTLRLGRGYSRPNLNNMRKFYLCYENCQTVSDKLTWSHICELIKIDDELERSFYEKECYKEKWDVRTLRRQMDSALFLRLATSRDKEGILALAREGITYDKPEDVIKDTYTLEFLGLPEKERYSEEDLEQKIIDNLQKFLLELGKGFTFVGRQYPLTVNNIHYHVDLVFYHRILKCFVLIDLKKNSVQHIDIGQMNMYMGYFAKEENMADDNPPIGIILSHNKDELLVEYATYGMDSNLFVSKYELYLPNRNELQKLVNNILEKDTEKKEE, encoded by the coding sequence ATGAATGATTTAGAGCAGACAAATATGCTTCAGCCATTGGTGGATGAGATTGAAACAGCAGTTTCAAATGCCAAAAAAGAGATAGCTGAAAAAGTAAACAGTGTAATTACAGAGACGTATTGGAAAATCGGAAAATATATTGTTGAGTTTGAGCAGGATGGAAATGTTAAAGCAGCATACGGTTCAAAATTATTAACAACACTCTCGCATCAATTAACTTTGCGATTGGGACGAGGATACAGCCGCCCAAACCTCAACAATATGCGGAAGTTTTATCTTTGTTATGAGAATTGTCAGACGGTGTCTGACAAATTGACATGGTCGCATATTTGTGAGCTGATAAAGATTGATGATGAATTAGAAAGAAGTTTTTACGAAAAAGAATGTTATAAGGAAAAGTGGGATGTAAGAACACTCAGGCGACAGATGGATTCCGCTTTGTTTCTTAGATTAGCTACAAGCAGAGATAAAGAAGGAATTCTGGCACTTGCCAGAGAGGGAATTACTTATGACAAGCCAGAGGATGTTATCAAGGATACTTACACATTAGAATTTTTGGGACTTCCGGAGAAAGAGCGTTATAGTGAGGAAGACTTGGAGCAGAAAATAATAGATAATCTCCAAAAATTCTTGTTGGAATTAGGAAAAGGATTTACCTTTGTGGGCAGGCAGTATCCCTTAACTGTAAACAATATTCATTACCATGTGGACTTGGTATTTTACCACAGAATTTTGAAATGCTTTGTGCTGATTGATTTAAAGAAAAATTCCGTCCAGCATATAGACATCGGTCAGATGAATATGTATATGGGGTATTTCGCAAAAGAAGAAAATATGGCAGATGATAACCCACCGATTGGCATTATCCTGAGTCATAACAAAGATGAACTGCTTGTAGAATATGCAACTTACGGTATGGACAGCAATTTATTTGTTTCAAAATATGAATTGTATCTGCCAAATCGCAATGAACTCCAAAAATTAGTGAACAATATTTTAGAGAAGGATACAGAAAAGAAAGAAGAGTAA